In Monomorium pharaonis isolate MP-MQ-018 chromosome 3, ASM1337386v2, whole genome shotgun sequence, a genomic segment contains:
- the LOC105832296 gene encoding spidroin-2, which translates to MANSPVVNPEIPYVGKVEGGLRAGTMVKIQGKVPPQAVRFAINYQLGPTLNPRDDIAIHVSPCFPEGFVTRNHIESMNWGMEENAGPLWIQPGQEFEILILCDHYCYKIAINGRHFTEFVHRLPFIKVTHLVIDGDVEIHSIAYEQVPVDSLRPPTAPDNVQTANFGPPPPGGLYPTIQPQGGYGPPPSTGYGPPPPPPSSAYGGPDGYNPPRAYGHHPDREKAEEEGIFGDCMDKVGLAIGGLVAAGGVAAAMHALNKKKEENEEKDHEKSDASKSKTESEGGFGSLAGSLGMALASSLASNALHNNAHGQQGYPSQQQSGGGGVLDSIFGALGGGSSHQPGYPSNQPSGGDGLSGTLGSLLGGVLGGGGGHQQPAYQPSGGYVGYQPSGGYPGGGYGGQSSGGSDLLSGIGSALFSSALDGLSKRGKDKSHDEHRSQPSHPNYEPPPPTPPAPKSAPRPETPPSSGGNKLTADEISKGLGLDD; encoded by the exons ATGGCCAACTCCCCAGTGGTTAATCCG GAAATTCCCTATGTGGGAAAAGTAGAAGGAGGTCTGAGGGCAGGTACAATGGTAAAGATACAGGGCAAGGTACCACCTCAAGCTGTGCGATTTGCTATTAATTATCAACTCGGACCGACATTAAATCCAAGAGATGATATAGCCATTCATGTGTCGCCATGCTTCCCCGAGGGCTTTGTTACCAGAAACCATATAGAGTCGATGAACTGGGGCATGGAGGAGAATGCTGGTCCATTGTGGATTCAGCCAGGCCAAGAATTCGAAATACTGATCCTGTGTGACCATTACTGCTACAAAATCGCCATCAATGGCAGACACTTTACAGAGTTTGTCCATCGATTGCCGTTTATAAAAGTTACTCATCTTGTTATTGATGGTGATGTCGAGATACACTCTATTGCATATGAACAAGTACCAGTTGATTCGTTGAGACCCCCTACAGCACCAGATAATGTACAAACTGCTAACTTTGGACCACCAC cACCAGGTGGTTTATATCCAACAATTCAACCTCAAGGTGGATATGGACCTCCTCCTTCGACTGGTTAcggtcctcctcctcctcctccttccaGTGCCTATGGTGGTCCTGATGGTTATAATCCACCAAGAGCCTATGGCCATCATCCTGATCGTGAGAAAGCAGAGGAAGAGGGCATCTTTGGAGACTGTATGGACAAAGTTGGATTAGCGATAGGTGGATTAGTAGCAGCAGGAGGCGTAGCGGCGGCTATGCACGCattgaat aaaaagaaggaagaaaacgaagaaaaagatCATGAGAAATCAGATGCTTCTAAATCGAAGACGGAAAGCGAGGGTGGTTTCGGAAGTTTAGCTGGGTCTCTTGGAATGGCCTTAGCTAGTAGCTTGGCAAGCAACGCCTTGCACAACAACGCACACGGACAACAAGGCTATCCTTCTCAACAGCAATCGGGTGGCGGCGGTGTATTGGATTCTATTTTTGGAGCATTGG GTGGTGGAAGTTCTCATCAGCCTGGTTATCCTTCAAATCAGCCATCTGGCGGTGATGGTCTAAGCGGAACATTAGGATCTCTACTCGGTGGCGTTCTCGGCGGTGGTGGAGGTCATCAGCAACCAGCGTATCAACCTTCAGGAGGATACGTCGGATATCAACCATCAGGTGGTTATCCAGGTGGTGGATACGGCGGTCAGAGTTCTGGCGGATCGGATCTATTGTCGGGAATAGGATCTGCCTTATTTAGTTCGGCTCTGGACGGTCTAAGCAAACGTGGAAaagat AAATCTCATGACGAACACCGTTCCCAACCGTCTCATCCGAATTACGAGCCTCCTCCACCAACACCACCTGCACCGAAATCAGCCCCGCGCCCAGAAACTCCTCCGTCTTCCGGCGGAAACAAATTAACCGCGGATGAAATTTCAAAGGGACTTGGTTTGGACGATTAA